The Crassaminicella thermophila nucleotide sequence TCAGATTGTGTTAAAGCTATAGATTATAGCCAAGACAGAGTGCAATCTAGCATTGTTACATCAAGTGCTGTAGAAAGAGAGCTAGAACGAATTACAGACAAGTTACTGAATGAACTTAAATATAAAATCCAAAGGAAATATAAGTTAAAAGCAAGATTGAGAAAAATAGAGGAAGATGTTAAAAGGATTGAGAAAATATTTGTAGATTTAACAGAAGAAGAAAAACTAATTGTTGAATTAAAATATGGAGAGAAAAAGACTATCAGGCAAATAGAAAGGATACTACCATATGCTAAAACTACTATACATAGAAAGAAAAGAGAGATAATAGAATATATAGTAAGCCAGTTGTAAAATGGGACAAATTCGGGACAAAATTAGGACAAAACAGCATAAATTCAATGCTATAATGTTATTATAGAAGTAGTTACCCCCTGATACCTTCTAATAACTAAGGCAGTCGAGAAATCGGCTGTCTTTTTCGTATAAATGAGGTGATCGCATGGAATTGCACAGATGCAAAGTTAAATTTCATAAAGGTAAAATAGTATGTGCATCAGAGATTCTATGTTCAGATTGCCCTGAAAAAGATAAATGTGAGGATATAGATATTTATGTAGATAGTAAGTACTGGGGAAGCAAGGAATGCATGAGCCACGATAGTTATAGGAGAAAGAATAAGAGGATCAGGCAGAAAAGTTGGGGGAAGATAGGTTAGGTGAAATAGATGGCACTAAAGAAAACTTGTACATGCGGAAGAATAATAGACTATAATCAAAAGCATTGTGAAGAATGCGAGAAGAAATACAAGCAAGAAAGAAGAGAAAGCGCTAAGCAATATGATAGACATGTTAGATATAGCAAAGATAACATTAAGTACAGTAAATTCTATCATAGTGCTGAATGGGCAAAAGCAAGACAAGTTGCTATAGTTAGAGATCACGCTTTATGCCAGGACTGTTTAAAAGAGAATAGAATCACAGTATACGATACAGTACATCATATTATACCGATTAAACAAGATTGGGATAAAAGATTAGATATAGATAACTTAGTATGTTTATGTGAGAGTTGCCATCAAAAGAGACATAAGGAGTTGAAATAAAATGAATGATGTAAAAGAATTAATAAAAATGAGAAACACTTTTAGAGAAGCGGCTGATATTATAGATGAATTGCTAGATCTAAAAGAAAAAGAAAATAATGGACAAGATGTTAAGAAAGAATTAGAGAGTGTTATTGGAAGGTTTGCAATTAAGATGTTGGAACTTAATTCATTGCAGTAAAGGGGTAGGGGGTATCAAAAAAGTTTTTAGTGAATCTAGAAAGACCGCAGGGCCCTCTCTCGCTTTTTAAAAATTCCCTAAATGAAAAAAAATCAAGACAGGAGGTGAGGGAATGGCAAGACCTTCAAAAAGCATAAAAACTATGAGCAAGAATTTAACTAAAGAAGAAAGAGCAATCAGGCTAGAAACAGAAGAAAAATTACGAGGTGGAGCCGATAAAATTTCCCCACCTAAACATTTGAATGCAAGACAGAAAAAAATATTTAATTATATAGTCGAAGAACTTGAAGCGAGTGGAATACTTGGGAATCTAGATATTTACATCTTAGGGGCTTGTGCTATTGCTATTGATAGATTACAACAAATAGAAAAAATGATTAACAAAGATATAAAAATGTTAATGAATAAAGATCTCATGAGAGCTAAAGAAAAATATACAAAAGATTTCTTTAGATGTTGTAATGAACTAAGTTTAAGTCCACAGTCGAGAGCAAAATTAGGTAATATTAATTTACAAGCGAAACAACAGCAAGAAGATCCATTGCTTAGAGTATTAGCTGGTGGTAAAGAATGATACTTTTAGATAAAGCTATTAAATACGCTACTGATGTTGTAGAAGGTAAAGAAATAACAACTAAAGAAGTAATAATTCAATGCAAGTGGTTCTTGATAGATTATAATAAGAGACAACATAAAGATGATTTTGAATTTTATTTTGATACATCAGAAATGGAAAAGATAGAAGGTATATTGAAATTATTAAATTTTGCAACAGGTTTAAATATAGTTGGTAAAACAATATTAGATGGATTATGGGGCTTTCAAGCCTTTTTTTTATGCAATATATTTGGTTGGAGATTTAAAACAGATAAGCGAAAATTCAGATATAGAGATGTTACGTTATTTATCCCAAGAAAAAATGCTAAAACATTCATATGTGCATTAATACTAATAATACTTATGTTGACGGAAGACAAACACAGTGAATTTTATTCTATATGCTTAGATAGGGAACTTGCTGGAGAGGTTAAAAAAGCTATTACTCAAATAATACAAGCAAGTCCAGTAGTAGAAAAGTATTTCAAATTGTCAACTACTCTAAGCGGAAAGATAATTTGCAAACTTACAAATAGTTACTATCAAGCAAGAACTGCTGAAGCAAATAGAAATAACTCTATCAGACCGAGTGCTTTCATAGCCGACGAGATAGGAGCATTTAGAGATTATAAAAACATAACAGCCATGCAATCAGGACAATTAAGTGTTAGAAACCCTTTAAGGTTTAAACTGACAACTGCATATGCCGAAAGTGAATCTATAATGCTTGAAGAACTGGACTATATTAGAAAAGTATATGATGGCGTTATTGAAGATAAAAGAATGTTTGCTTTGCTTTATTATGCAGAAGATGAACATAAATGGGATGATATAGGCTTGCAACAAGCTAATCCACTACGAATTAAAGAAAATTATCAAGAAATAAAAGATAATCGTAAAAAAGCATTAGAAAAACCTTCTGAACGTACAGAATTTCTAACTAAACACATGAATATATTTGTTGATGATATAAAAGAAAATAAATATATAGATTTCACATATTGGAAAAAAGGTGAATTAGAGAAAATAGATTTAGAAGGCAAAGAGGTTGTGGTAGGGGTAGACTTATCGCTTACTACTGACCTTACAGCAGTAGATATTATGTACAAGAAAAATGGGCAGTATTTTCTTAAATCACATGCTTTTTTACCCGAAGATACTTTACCGTTAAGACGAGAAAAAATAGATTATAGGCAAATGGAGAAACTAGGATATTGCACTATTACAAAAGGCAATATAGTGGATTACTTAGTTGTTGAGGACTATATAAGAAATATTGAAGAAAGTAATTGCAAAATTAAATGTATAGTATCTGACCCATATAATGCATTACAGATGATGCAGAGTTTAGCAAATGATTACGAGGTTATAATGCTAAAACAAACTTATTCGCAGTTAAGTCCTAGTATAAAAAGTTTTAGAGATGATGTATATAAAGGCAATATATTCTATGAAAAAAATAAACTGTTAGACTGGTGTATGAGCAATGCAACAACAGTTAAAGGAAGAACAACAGATGATATATTACTTGCTAAAGAAAACAAAAACAAACATAGAATAGACTTAGTTGTTGCAGCAATATTTGCTTATAGTCAGCTTTATTTGATAGATGAAAGTATTAATATTCAGGAAGTTACAGAGGATTATTTGAACATGATGGGCTGGTAAGGAGGTGAGAAAATGAGCATATTTAGTTGGTTGAAAAGCAAATTTAAAAATGAGACTGTAGATACAAACAACCCAGCACTTTTGGAATGGCTAGGAATAGACCCTAATACAAATAAAAACAAGTTGTCTGATGCAACCTATTTTGCTTGTATAAAGAAGTTATCTGAAAGTGTAGGAAAACTAACCTTAAAAATGTATCAAAATACAGATAAAGGAATTATAAAAAGTAATAAAAGCGAGCTTTATAATGTATTAAAATTGCGACCTAATCCGTACATGGCAGCTACTACATTTTGGAGTACGGTCGAAATGAATAGAAATCACTATGGCAATGCTTACGTGTGGTGTAGATATATTGGCCCTAAATTGCAAGATTTATGGATCATGCCTAGTACAGATGTAACTGTTGTGGTAGATGATAAAGGGATATTAGGTGCAAAAGGACGCATTTGGTATAAATATAGAGACAGTAAAAGCAATAAGCTGTATACATTTAATTCTGACGAGGTAATGCATTTTAAGACTTCTACAACGTTTGATGGTATTATAGGTAAAAGTGTTAGAGAGATACTAAAGCAGACAGTAGAAGGAAGTTTAGAAAGCCAAAATTTTATGAATAACTTATATAAGAGCGGGCTAACAGGCAAAGCCGTATTAGAGTATACGGGTGAGTTAAATAAAGAAGCTAAAGAAAGATTAGTTAAAGGTTTCGAAGAATTTGCTAATGGTTCAAAGAATGCAGGAAAAATTATACCTGTCCCACTAGGCATGAAATTAACTCCTTTAAATATTAAATTGACTGATAGTCAGTTTTTTGAGCTAAAAAAATATACAGCATTACAGATTGCAGCTGCATTTGGAATTATGCCTAATCAGATAAATGACTTTGAAAAATCTAGTTATGCAAGTGCAGAAATGCAAAACTTAGCTTTTTATACAGATACACTTCTCTATATTTTAAAGCAATATGAAGAAGAAATAACATATAAAGTATTAAGTAGCCAAATGATTAATCAAGGCTACTTTTTTAAATTCAATGTAAATTCGATCTTAAGGGCAGATTTAGAAACACAGATGAAAAGTTTAGCAACAGCAGTGCAAAATGGCATTTATACGCCAAATGAAGCACGAGAATATTTAGACAAACCTACACATGAAGGCGGTGATATATTAATGGCTAATGGCAATTATATACCGCTTACAATGGTGGGTAACCAGTATAAGAAAGGAGGTAACAGCTAATGAAAATAGAAATTAAAGGTCCTATTATATCTAGTAGTGTGCAATGGATTTATGATTTATTTGAAATGGAAGCTACTAGCCCTAAGAAGGTAAAAGAACAACTTAAAAATGCAAAAGATAATGAGGATGTTGAAGTTGAGATAAACAGCGGTGGTGGTTCTGTATTTGCAGGATCAGAAATATATACTATGCTAAAAGATTATGGAGGAAATGTAACAGTAAAAATAGTTGGTTTAGCCGCTAGTGCTGCAAGTGTAATTGCAATGGCTGGGAACAAGGTTATGATGTCGCCTACTGGTCAAATAATGATACATAACGCTAGCATTAGTGGAGTGAATGGAGATAAAAATACACTTAACCATGAAGCGGGAGTTTTAGAAAGTATTGATAGCACAATAGCTTATGCGTATGAGTTAAAAACTGGCATGACAGAAAAAGAATTATTAGACATGATGAATAAAGAAACTTGGCTATCTCCTAAAAAAGCATTAGATTATGGCTTTATTGATGAAATTATGTTCACTGAAAATAATCAAAACAGCTTTGTAGCAAGTGTAAATTGTGAAATAATACCACAACAAGTTATTGATAAGCTAAGAAATGAATTGCTAGGAAAAGGTGGTATAAGCAATTTATTAAATAATACGGAAGAAACTGCAGAAAAGTCTACAAAAAAATCAAGCAACGAATTAGAATTAGCAAAAGCTAAATTAAAATTAAAAATAAATTTATAGGAGGAATGAAGATGTTAAAATCAGTTGAAATGAAACAAGAATTAGAGGTTTTGAAAAACGAAGCGAGAAAACTATTGGAAGATAAAGAAGCTAAATTAGAGGATATTGAAGCTAAAAATGCAGAAATAGAAACACTGCAAGCGAAAATCATTATGCAAGAGAAATTAGAGCAGGAGGAAAAAGAAGAAATGGAAAATGCAACATTTGAAGAAGAAACACTACAAGATGATGTAACAAAAGAATTTATAAATGGTTTAAGAACGAAATTCGAAAATGCTATGAGTGAAGGTTCTAGTACAGATGGGGGTTATACTGTACCACAGGATATTTTAACTAAAATTAACGAGCTAAGAGAAAGAAAAGATGCTTTACAAAACTTAATTACAGTTGAAAAAGTAACTGCTCCAACTGGTAGTAGAGTATTTAAAGCAAGAGCACAACAAACAGGATTTGCAGAAGTTGCTGAAAATGGTTCAATCCCTGAAAAAGCTACACCACAATTCACTCAATTAACTTATTCAGTTAAGAAATATGCTGGCTTTTTGAAAGTTACAAATGAATTACTAAAAGATAGTGATATCGCAATAAGAAGCACAGTCGAAAAATGGCTAGGTGATGAATCAAGAGTAACTAGAAACAAATTAATACTTGCAGAACTTGATAAGAAGGCTAAGACAGCAATTGCAAGTGTAGATGATATTAAGGATGTATTAAATGTACAACTTGATCCTGCTTTCAGATATACAAGTGTAATAGTAACAAATCAAGATGGTTTTAACTGGTTAGATAAGCAAAAAGATAGTGATGGTAATTATTTATTGCAACCTTCTGTATCTTCCCCAACTGGAAAACAGTTATTTGGTGTCGATATAGTAATGGTATCTAATAAAGATTTGCCTTCTGACACTACAAACGGTACAAAAGCACCTTTCATAATCGGTGATTTAAAAGAAGCTATAGTAATGTTCGAAAAGGAAGGCATGGAGTTAAGAGCAAGTGATGTTGCGGGAGATGCATATTTAACTGATGTAACTCTATTCAGAGCAATTGAACGTGAAGAAGTTAAGACTAGAGATAGCGAAGCATTTGTATATGGACAAGTAGCAATAGCATAGAGGGGTGATTCCCCTCTCATTTTTGGAAAGAGGGTGATTTTTTTTTGAAAGTCAAAGCCTTAATAGATTGTATAGGTATAGGATATAACTTAAAAGCTGGCGAAACAGCAGAATTAGAAAAGGAAATAGCAGAGAAATTAATTAGATTTGGTTATGCAGAAGAAATAAAAAGCTCAAAGAAAACACCTAAAAAATAAAAATAGGTGGTGATAACATGGAACTAACAGAAATAAAAGAATTTTTAAGACTAGAGCAAGACTATACGGAAGAAGATATATTTTTAAATAGTTTACTTGTTGCAGCAAAAGAATACATAAAAAATGCTACTGGATTAGATTATGACGACACAAATGAGTTATATAAGTTAGCGATTAAAATACTTGTAACACATTGGTATGAAAACAGAGAAGCAATATCAGAAAAGAAAACTGATAAAATAGCATTCTCGCTCAACTCTATATTAATACAATTGCAATATTGTTATGAAGGTGATACTGTATGAATCCAGGAAGATTAAGACATAGGATAGATGTATACGGAAAAATCGAAATAGAAAATGAATTGGAGGAAGTAGACTATATAGACAGTAAAATTAAGACTATATGGGCTGCTATAATTCCACAGACTGCAAGTTTGCAAAGAGGACAAGTAGAAACTATATTAAGTAATACTACGCATAAAATAATTGTGAGATACAGCGCTGGGAAAGATATTACCCAAGATATGTATATTATGTTTAGAGGTAAAAGGTTTGATATAAAATACATCCTCAATCCATATTTTAAAAATGAATTTCTAGAGATATTCTGTGAAGAAGTGATAGAGTAATGGCTATAGAAGATGGGTTTGATTTTAGCGATTTAGATAATTTTCAAAAGAAGTTACTCCAGAAGGCTCAAAAAGAGTTTCCTAGAGAAACTTATAGATTTATGAGAAAAGCAGGTACAAAAAAGAAAAGGTATATAAAAAGAAGGGCAAATCAACTAGTTAAAAAAGATAAAAATAATAGCAGCAAAGAGGGTAGAGCAAACTATCATAAATCTTGGAAGAGAGGAAAAGCATATAAAAGAAATAAAGATAATTCATACAATGTACAAGTAAGGAATAATAGCTATCATGGTCATTTAATAGAATATGGCCATAGGCAAGTAACTAAAGATGGAAAAGAAGTAGGATTTGTACCTGGAAAACATGTTCTTGAAAAAGCTTCGAAAGAATTTCAAAGTCAATTCTACAAAATGATTGAAGATTGGCTTGACGAAATGTTAGAAAAAGGGTTGTGATACAGTGATAACCTTAAAAGATATAAAAAAAGCTATAAATAGTCTTATTTCAGCTAATTTTACAGCTGAAATAACTAGCAGAGATATTAAAGAGGGGTTTAAAAGACCTTCTTTTTTTGTGGAATTTGATAATGTTAAAAAGTCTCCTGCTGGAGAGGATCAGATAAATAGGGAATTGACTGTTAGAATATATTACTTCCCTTCTAATAGGTATCAATACAGCGTTGAGATACTAGAAGTACAGGAAAAGTTAGAAGAAGTATTTGATACAAAATTAAAGGTACAAGATAGATATTTTAATATTGATGAAGTCGAAAGTATTGTAACTGATGGCGTATTACAGTTTTATTTTGACATTCGATATGAAGAAGGAAGAGAAATTCCTGACGCAGAGCTTATGGAAAATCTTTATATAAAGGAGGAATAATGTATGGGATTACCACAAATAAATATTGAATTTAGTGGTAAAGCAGTATCGGCAGTAGAAAGAAGTGCTAGAGGAATAGTAGCACTAATTTTAAAAGATGATACTGGAACATTTGATACAAAGGAATATACAAGTGTTGATGAAATAGAAACAACGGATTGGACTGCTGATAATTTAGATTATATTAAAAAGACTTTCATGGGTACACCTAGCAAGGTTATATGTGAAAGGTTAGATACTACAGCTACAGATTATAACGCTGCACTTACTAGACTTGAGTCTAAAAAATGGAATTACCTTGCTATACCAAGTTTAACAAATGCAACTGATATTGTAACTTGGATAAAAGGGAAAAGAGATAATGATAAAAAGACTTTTAAAGCTGTACTTCCTAATGCATCAACCGCTGACCATGAAGGCATAATTAACTTCACTACTGTCGATATAAAAACAGCTGATAAAAAATATACAACAGCTGAATATTGTTGCAGAATAGCTGGGATTTTAGCAGGATTACCTTTCAATAGGTCAGCAACTTATTATGTTCTTCCAGAAGTAGAAAACATTACTGAAAGTGCTACTCCTGATGCAGATATAGATAATGGACAGCTTATTTTAGTTAATGATGGAGAAAAAATCAAGATAGGTAGAGGAGTTAACTCTCTTGTATCCACTACTACAGAAAAGACAGAAGACTTTAAGAAAATCAAGATTATAGAGATTATGGATATGATAAAAGACGATATAAGAGATACATTTAATGACCACTATGTTGGGAAAGTACCGAATATTTATGACAACCAGGTGCTATTTTTTACTTCTGTGAATGCATATTTTAAAGGTCTTGCTGGAGATGAAATTTTAGATCCAAACTTCCCTAACAAAGCAGATGTAGATGTTGAAGCTCAGAGACTTGCTTGGGAGAGCATAGGAACTGATACAAGTACATTAAATGACCAGCAAGTAAAAGAAAAATCTTTTAGAAGTAACGTCTATGCAAAGGCAAGCATTAAGATTGTAGACGCTATGGAAGATTTAGAATTTAGCATTTTAATATAGTTAGGAGGTATATGAATGACCAAAATACCAAGTAATAGGCGAATTAATGGCACTTTTGGAGCTGTATGGCTTGATGGTGAAAAGCTTGCAGATGTAGATAGTTTTGAAGCGAAAGTAACTATAAATTATGAAGATGTAAATATGGCAGAAGACCTTGCAACACATAAAAAAATGACTGGTTGGTCTGGGGAAGGAACACTTACACTTAAAAAAGTTTATAGTACAGGAGCTAACCTATTAGGAGAAAAATTAAAAGAAGGGAAAATGCCAACTTTCACTATAGTAGGTAAACTAGCTGATCCTGATGCATACGGAAGTGAAAGAGTAGCATTAAATGAAGTTACGTTTAATGAATTTACTTTAATGAAATTTGAACAAAAAACGCCTGGTACAGAAGAACTACCTTTTGCTTTTGCTGATTATGATTTAGTGGATTTGATTGAAAGGGGATAGTAAGACATGGCTAAAAAACTAACTTTAAATGACCTTATACAACAAAAAGAAAAATATCAAGTAAAAAATGATGTTAGAGAAGATATAGCAATAGAAAGAAATGGAGAAGAAATTATCATAACTATAAAAAAACCTAACAGAGCATTATGTTTAGAGTGTATTAGCATGGCACAAGATGGTAACCAACAAGAAAAAGCTGATATACACATGGTGTATAACATAGTTGTAGAGCCGAATTTAAAGGATACTAATTTGCACAATGCTTATGGATGTGTAGAGCCAACGGATATAGTTGAAAAAATATTTGAACCCGGAGAAATAGCTCAAATAAGTGGTTATGGTATGCAGTTAGCTGGATATGGAAGTGAAATAAAGGCGGTTAAGGATATAAAAAACTAATAAAAAGTGATGGAGAAATGTATTTTCTCCATCATTATTTGCAAAAAGGCTTTAAACTAGAATATTTGCTCAATCTAAAAGCTACAGAAAAACTTTTTATGATAGCTAGTATGGAGCAGTATTTTGAGGAAGAAAAGGCAAAGCAACAAAGTTAAAAAAGCTTTAGCCTTTTCTTTTTTAGGTAGGTGATAGAGTGGCTTCTAAAAGTATAAAAGCTATATTAACGCTAAAAGATAAAAACTTTTCTTCAAATATGAAGAAGGCATCTAAAGGCGTAAAAGGTTTTAATAGAAGGCTTAAATATAGTAGTAATCAAGTTAAAAAGTTTAAAAGGGATGTAGCATACAGTTTTAAAAGTGTTGCTAAAAGTGCTGTGGGTATTGCAGGAGCCTATCTAGGTTTTAGAGCATTATCAAATGGTATTAGTGAAAGTGTTGAAGCTGCAAAAGCTCAGATAGATGCTGAAACAAAACTACAAGCTGTTCTTAAAAATACTAAAGGTATTACGGATCAACAAATTGAAGGGCTTAAAAAATATGCTAGTGAACAACAGAATTTAGGAGTAATAGGTGACGAAGTACAAATTGCTGGTATTCAACAAATAGGTACTTTTCAACTCCAAGCTGATACTATTAAAAAATTAATTCCAGGAATGAACGATTTACTTGCTCAGCAAAAGGGATTAAACGCTACACAACAAGATGCTGTAAATATAGGGAATTTAATTGGTAAAGTTATGTCTGGACAAGTTGGAGCATTATCTAGAGTGGGTATTTCATTTACAAAAGCACAAGAAAAAATATTAAAATATGGAACTGAATCAGAAAAGGCAGCTACACTTGCTGAGGTATTAAAACAAAATGTTGGTGGGGTTAATAAGGCACTTGCAGAAACTGACCAAGGTAAGATACAGCAAATGACTAATGCATGGGGAGATTATAAAGAAGAAATAGGGAAAAAGATACTTCCACTACAAGCTCAATTTGCTGGTTGGTTTGCTAAAAAAATACCTGGAATACAGACGTTTACTTTAAACCTTATTGACAAAACAATTTTAGGAGTAAAAGGGTTTAAAAAAGTTGCTATTAGTGTATGGATAAAAGTTAAAAAAGTTATTAAAGATAATAAACCTGTAATAGATAATATTAAGAATGGTATCAAATCCTTAGGCGATAAGGTTTTATTAATAAAAAACTGGTTTGTAGATGCATTTCAAAATATAAAAGCAAAAATTGAAGAAAACAAGCCTGCTATTGAAGGTGTAAAAGGTGTATTAGCAGATTTAGGAAATAAAGCTTTAGCAATGAAAGACTGGCTAGTTGACACTTTTGAAAGTGCAAAACCTTCTTTAAATTGGATAAAAGATGAAGGGCTACCATTAGTAGTTGATGGAGTAGCAGGAGTAATTGATAAAGCAACTGAATTATATAATTTTATTAACGACAATTGGTCTACAATTGAACCGATAATATTGGGGGTAGCAGGAGCAATAACAACGTACAAATTGGCAGTACTAACTACTACTGCAGTAACCAAAGGAGCAATTTTAGTTACGAAAGGTCTTACATTAGCTCAAGGAGCTCTTAATACAGTTATGAATTTAAGTCCTTTAGCAAAATGGTCTATTATAATAGGAGCTGCTATTGCAGCTGGTGTTTACTTGTATAAGAATTGGGATACTATTAAGGCTAAAGCTGGAGAATTGTGGGAAGGAATAAAATCGGCATTTGAACCTTTAGGGGAATTTTTTAATGGAGTATGGGAAGGTGTAAAAACAGGCTTTAAAGCATTTATTAACTTTTTTATAGATGGTATTAATACAGTAATAGGTGGAGTAAATTCTATTAAAGTAAAGGTTCCTGATTGGGTTCCAAGATGGGGTGGAAAAGAATGGGGAATAAATATCCCTAAAATACCTGAATTTGCACTTGGTACAAGTTATTTCAAAGGTGGATTAGCACGCATTAATGAACGTGGTGGAGAAATAGTTAATCTACCTAATGGATCACAAGTTATTCCAGCTGATAAATCAGAAAAAATAATTAATAGAGATAATTCAAAAATTGAAGTGAATGTAATTATAAAAGGTAATGTAATAGGGAATGAAGAATATGCTGAATATATAGCAAATGAAATAATTAAAAAAACAAAACTAGCACTAGCAAATGGTTAGGAGGGATATAGTGGATATATTTTTATCAATAAATAATAGAGAACAGGTAATACAGTTACCAATAATTCCAGAAGAATTTCAAGTGGAATTTAGCAATAATAACGAAACATTTACCACTATATCTCAAGGAGATTTGAACTTAATAGGAAATAAGGGATTAAAAACTTTAACAATAGAAACCTTTTTCCCTAATAAAGAATATGAATTTGCTAAAAGTAAAAAAATGACTGGAGATGAATTTGTAGAAAGTATTTTAAACTGGATTGATAGAAAAGTACCTATTCGTATAGTTATAACAAGTAAAGAAGGCAAAGAAGTTATTAATTTACCAGTAACTATAGATTCATTTAATTATGGATACGATAGAGTTGGAGATGTAAAATATTCCCTCGCTCTTAGAGAATTTAGATTTGTGGGGGTGTAGAAGGTGCATGAGTTAATAGTATATAGCTTTACAGGGCAACAAAGAAATATAAGCTCTATTATAGGAACTTTAAGCTGGTTCAGCAGCGAAGATACCTTAGGGGTACAATTAAATTTTGAAACACCTTATTCTGATGTAACAAAAATCGGACAAATGGTAGTTTTAAGAAACAATGGGAAGGAAATTTTTAGAGGGATTATAGTTGCTGAAGAAATAAATAGGAAGTTTTCAAGAAGTTACATAGCTTTTGATTATGCATTTTATCTTAATAAATCTAAAGGAATATATCAGTTTAATAAAATACAGGCATCTAAGGCAATTACTCAGCTACTTAATGATTTTAATGTGCCTATAGGAAATATAATTAATATTCCAACCATAATTAATCACATATATTATGACAAAGTTATAAGTGATATTATAAAAGACATTCTTCAGCAAGCAACAAATGAAACTGGTCAAAAGTATAGACTAGAAATGAGAGAAGGAAAATTATATATAGAAAAACAAACTGATTTAGTTATAAATGCAACTTTCAAATTAGCTTCTAATTTAAAAGAAAATAGCATTACTAGTGCAATGAGCAACCCTACACGTAGAAGATCTATAGAAGATATGAAAAACAGCATAATGATAGTAGTAAATAATAAAGACTCGGCTACATTAGTTGGAGAAGCTAAAGATGAAACTTCAATAAAACAATATGGACTACTTCAAGAGGTACAAACAATTGACGAAAAAGATATAGTACAGGCTAAAAACATTGCTCAAACTTTACTGAAGGACTTAAACAAAATATTTGAGGACAACAGCATTGAATGCATCGGCAACGATGATGTAAGAGCAGGAAGAATACTTGAAATTATAGAACCTATAACTGGAATGAATGGGCAATATAGAATAATATCTTGTACTCATAATATAAATAATGGTATTCATAAAATGTCACTAGATTTGGGGGTGATATA carries:
- a CDS encoding HNH endonuclease encodes the protein MALKKTCTCGRIIDYNQKHCEECEKKYKQERRESAKQYDRHVRYSKDNIKYSKFYHSAEWAKARQVAIVRDHALCQDCLKENRITVYDTVHHIIPIKQDWDKRLDIDNLVCLCESCHQKRHKELK
- a CDS encoding phage terminase small subunit P27 family; the protein is MARPSKSIKTMSKNLTKEERAIRLETEEKLRGGADKISPPKHLNARQKKIFNYIVEELEASGILGNLDIYILGACAIAIDRLQQIEKMINKDIKMLMNKDLMRAKEKYTKDFFRCCNELSLSPQSRAKLGNINLQAKQQQEDPLLRVLAGGKE
- a CDS encoding terminase large subunit; translation: MILLDKAIKYATDVVEGKEITTKEVIIQCKWFLIDYNKRQHKDDFEFYFDTSEMEKIEGILKLLNFATGLNIVGKTILDGLWGFQAFFLCNIFGWRFKTDKRKFRYRDVTLFIPRKNAKTFICALILIILMLTEDKHSEFYSICLDRELAGEVKKAITQIIQASPVVEKYFKLSTTLSGKIICKLTNSYYQARTAEANRNNSIRPSAFIADEIGAFRDYKNITAMQSGQLSVRNPLRFKLTTAYAESESIMLEELDYIRKVYDGVIEDKRMFALLYYAEDEHKWDDIGLQQANPLRIKENYQEIKDNRKKALEKPSERTEFLTKHMNIFVDDIKENKYIDFTYWKKGELEKIDLEGKEVVVGVDLSLTTDLTAVDIMYKKNGQYFLKSHAFLPEDTLPLRREKIDYRQMEKLGYCTITKGNIVDYLVVEDYIRNIEESNCKIKCIVSDPYNALQMMQSLANDYEVIMLKQTYSQLSPSIKSFRDDVYKGNIFYEKNKLLDWCMSNATTVKGRTTDDILLAKENKNKHRIDLVVAAIFAYSQLYLIDESINIQEVTEDYLNMMGW
- a CDS encoding phage portal protein; the protein is MSIFSWLKSKFKNETVDTNNPALLEWLGIDPNTNKNKLSDATYFACIKKLSESVGKLTLKMYQNTDKGIIKSNKSELYNVLKLRPNPYMAATTFWSTVEMNRNHYGNAYVWCRYIGPKLQDLWIMPSTDVTVVVDDKGILGAKGRIWYKYRDSKSNKLYTFNSDEVMHFKTSTTFDGIIGKSVREILKQTVEGSLESQNFMNNLYKSGLTGKAVLEYTGELNKEAKERLVKGFEEFANGSKNAGKIIPVPLGMKLTPLNIKLTDSQFFELKKYTALQIAAAFGIMPNQINDFEKSSYASAEMQNLAFYTDTLLYILKQYEEEITYKVLSSQMINQGYFFKFNVNSILRADLETQMKSLATAVQNGIYTPNEAREYLDKPTHEGGDILMANGNYIPLTMVGNQYKKGGNS
- a CDS encoding head maturation protease, ClpP-related — its product is MKIEIKGPIISSSVQWIYDLFEMEATSPKKVKEQLKNAKDNEDVEVEINSGGGSVFAGSEIYTMLKDYGGNVTVKIVGLAASAASVIAMAGNKVMMSPTGQIMIHNASISGVNGDKNTLNHEAGVLESIDSTIAYAYELKTGMTEKELLDMMNKETWLSPKKALDYGFIDEIMFTENNQNSFVASVNCEIIPQQVIDKLRNELLGKGGISNLLNNTEETAEKSTKKSSNELELAKAKLKLKINL
- a CDS encoding phage major capsid protein, which translates into the protein MLKSVEMKQELEVLKNEARKLLEDKEAKLEDIEAKNAEIETLQAKIIMQEKLEQEEKEEMENATFEEETLQDDVTKEFINGLRTKFENAMSEGSSTDGGYTVPQDILTKINELRERKDALQNLITVEKVTAPTGSRVFKARAQQTGFAEVAENGSIPEKATPQFTQLTYSVKKYAGFLKVTNELLKDSDIAIRSTVEKWLGDESRVTRNKLILAELDKKAKTAIASVDDIKDVLNVQLDPAFRYTSVIVTNQDGFNWLDKQKDSDGNYLLQPSVSSPTGKQLFGVDIVMVSNKDLPSDTTNGTKAPFIIGDLKEAIVMFEKEGMELRASDVAGDAYLTDVTLFRAIEREEVKTRDSEAFVYGQVAIA
- a CDS encoding head-tail connector protein, whose protein sequence is MELTEIKEFLRLEQDYTEEDIFLNSLLVAAKEYIKNATGLDYDDTNELYKLAIKILVTHWYENREAISEKKTDKIAFSLNSILIQLQYCYEGDTV